The Candidozyma auris chromosome 1, complete sequence genome includes a region encoding these proteins:
- the PGA54 gene encoding Pga54p, translating to MIFPIVKLVSIAALASAVPFKRYDNNTDVQIASVSSDVDTTITVDKYVTITLPSTTLTVPATASIAKEALASQSAQGELTVTSTIVEYTTLVDQGTSLTTPVSTRTSTITSTPTTTSTITSFVTITEAEKSDASDVCVPSTVTVTVTEKPNHSTDESSVVTSTSTFVSSYPVEAEFTLSGSTITVTSFVDVTSTQTFTTTENSSLPSGASNGTYQVPQRVKRSSLYHFF from the coding sequence ATGATCTTTCCTATTGTCAAGCTCGTGTCAATCGCTGCTTTAGCTTCAGCTGTGCCTTTCAAGCGTTATGATAACAACACTGATGTGCAGATTGCTTCTGTTCTGTCAGATGTTGATACTACGATAACGGTTGACAAGTATGTCACCATCACCTTGCCATCTACCACTCTTACTGTTCCGGCCACTGCGTCTATCGCCAAGGAAGCCTTGGCATCTCAATCTGCCCAAGGGGAGTTGACGGTAACATCCACTATTGTTGAATACACTACGTTGGTTGACCAAGGTACGTCTTTGACTACTCCAGTGTCCACCAGAACGAGCACCATAACGTCCACTCCAACCACCACTTCCACAATTACTAGCTTCGTGACAATCACTGAAGCCGAGAAGTCGGATGCTTCGGATGTCTGTGTCCCCAGTACAGTGACGGTCACAGTGACTGAGAAGCCAAATCACTCGACTGATGAAAGTTCTGTCGTAACAAGTACTTCTACGTTTGTCTCGTCATACCCTGTCGAAGCAGAGTTCACTTTGAGCGGAAGCACTATCACCGTTACTTCTTTTGTCGATGTAACATCGACGCAAACATTCACCACAACAGAGAACAGCAGTTTGCCTCTGGGTGCATCAAATGGAACTTACCAAGTACCTCAAAGAGTGAAGAGATCGTCTTTATATCACTTCTTCTGA
- a CDS encoding transcription initiation factor IIA large subunit — protein sequence MSNFEAIKLYEAVIEEVIADSRQDFEDSGIDESTLQDLKKLWREKLSQTRVGNFSWNEFSELDDGIQSSLISNQVKEEPLSVAQDIEMPHMPHFDPSQSNTNNELSHPTSSNYTMGIELPTVKQEYTEENGLILPKVNQADGPIEFTMHVNHNALQSFKGKLNGQVDGPNGELNDDTADADEGIFNDSDDINSDLDDELDSERSDEDDNEQEGQIMLCLYDKVQRVKNKWKCNLKEGIANIEGRDFIFQRATGESEW from the coding sequence ATGTCTAACTTCGAGGCAATCAAGCTTTATGAAGCTgttattgaagaagtaatTGCGGATTCTCGACAAGACTTCGAAGATTCTGGTATTGATGAAAGCACACTTCAGGATTTAAAAAAGCTTTGGCGGGAGAAGCTAAGTCAAACCCGAGTTGGAAATTTCTCCTGGAATGAATTCAGCgaacttgatgatggcaTACAATCCTCTCTTATATCAAACCAAGTGAAGGAGGAGCCCCTCTCTGTAGCTCAAGATATCGAAATGCCACATATGCCACATTTTGACCCTTCTCAAAGCAATACGAACAACGAGCTTTCGCATCCTACTAGCTCGAACTACACAATGGGAATAGAACTACCTACAGTCAAGCAAGAATACACCGAAGAAAATGGCCTTATTCTACCCAAAGTAAATCAGGCTGACGGTCCCATCGAGTTTACCATGCATGTAAATCATAATGCGTTGCAATCATTCAAAGGTAAGCTCAATGGACAAGTGGATGGTCCGAATGGGGAGCTAAACGATGATACTGCCGATGCCGATGAGGGTATATTTAATGACTCTGACGATATCAATTCAGATTTAGACGACGAGCTCGATTCCGAAAGAtctgatgaggatgacAATGAACAAGAAGGTCAAATAATGCTATGCTTGTACGACAAAGTGCAAAGGGTAAAGAATAAATGGAAATGTAATTTGAAGGAGGGTATCGCAAATATTGAGGGTAGAGATTTTATCTTTCAAAGGGCTACTGGTGAAAGTGAGTGGTGA
- the BEM3 gene encoding GTPase-activating protein BEM3: MPPYDCAIPPSHPDFSRENVSDSEFIALLLCQIKELEAENFKKDKRISELLHCLGEGSPEDASVAYAPQDDIPQRSARRRQQFEENERARSSKELSKNEIPESEPNPDTYAKSVPLSHNFKSGLSLAAKRSTSPVFDPEREGTVVQTNTSVAMQANSLESSEKAKTDQGSSKRTNNSQRVFSTTSENANDSLIDDSEANRSVSRTSKNAYNPRIRLPHTMTNQERTTKVVSSSESVSTPNATEEKRSLLGGHSGDIFRASKKEANEPSVSPQMDIDDVNDSLAEFKSNALMGFPESPSSKPTKTTQGSSFQILGSPIPEDDVTLLVKPEDFPTIKIEVVSTLNNFSKKGDDFNCTLAVVDRESDKAMWRVGKSFGQISSFDNEIRPVLGHFGLPSLPDKSLFSSTIPAKVDARKLSVQHYFDALFLLPHIPHMLLYKICRFISLDLINPLDDFRSGAKLEGFLIRRYKGLGTTWKVRWCQVDGPSLEMYEFPGGSMLEQIRLQGSQIGRQSTDNIAEEKGYRHAFLILESPRNKMSSSAQKHFFCAESDKERDEWVNAMVEYTDNDPNTSQKRYNELTEHRHAAKNESALAPKDEDLPKDSKEMKKLRKRSLFPFRYRAQQTDTDVELAGSFDEELASESYLDTHLASMNLNSGQMKPVFGIDVFEAVSLSSKTLKGRTIPSVCYRCLDFLFKTGAIYEEGIFRLSGSASTIRSLKDQFNREHDIILFDHPLKPDIHTVAGLFKTFLRELPYSIFGDLAYNELQRMVSYFEEHKPKSELVLKIRDFVNDVNKVKRVHFDFCCTVFGLLHDVVSQSSTNLMSLKNVCIVFVPTLRISLNILSLCITDFECIFLRGAPIDDEAREILDLQIPTF, encoded by the coding sequence ATGCCACCATATGACTGCGCTATACCTCCTTCGCATCCTGATTTTAGCAGAGAAAATGTGAGCGATAGCGAATTCATTGCGCTTTTGTTATGCCAGATCAAAGAACTCGAAGCtgagaatttcaagaaggacaagagAATAtctgagcttcttcactgCCTAGGTGAGGGTTCCCCTGAGGATGCATCAGTGGCGTATGCTCCCCAGGATGACATACCTCAGAGGTCAGCACGTAGGAGGCAGCAATTCGAGGAAAACGAGAGGGCACGCTCCAGCAAGGAGCTAAGTAAAAACGAAATTCCAGAAAGTGAACCTAATCCGGATACATACGCTAAGAGCGTTCCTTTATCTCATAATTTCAAGAGCGGGCTATCTTTGGCAGCCAAGAGAAGTACCTCTCCAGTCTTCGATCCCGAAAGGGAGGGAACCGTGGTCCAAACCAACACCTCGGTAGCCATGCAAGCAAATCTGCTTGAGAGTTCAGAGAAAGCTAAAACTGATCAGGGGTCCTCCAAACGCACCAATAATTCTCAAAGAGtcttttcaacaacatcgGAGAATGCAAACGATCTGTTAATCGATGACTCGGAGGCCAATAGGAGCGTACTGCGAACTAGTAAGAATGCTTACAATCCTAGAATACGGCTTCCGCATACAATGACTaatcaagaaagaacaaCAAAAGTAGTCTCATCAAGCGAGAGCGTATCTACGCCGAATGCGACggaagaaaagagatcTCTCCTTGGCGGCCATTCAGGTGACATTTTCCGTGCctcgaagaaagaagccAACGAGCCAAGTGTTCTGCCTCAAATGGACATAGATGACGTGAATGATTCTTTGGCGGAGTTTAAACTGAATGCGTTAATGGGCTTTCCGGAATCACCCTCGTCGAAACCAACTAAAACTACTCAAGGCTCCAGCTTTCAGATTTTAGGCTCACCAATTCCGGAAGACGATGTTACTCTCTTGGTTAAACCAGAAGACTTCCCGACAATAAAAATTGAAGTAGTGAGTACCTTAAAtaatttttcaaagaaggGTGATGACTTCAATTGCACACTAGCGGTTGTCGACAGGGAGTCAGATAAAGCCATGTGGAGAGTAGGAAAATCATTCGGGCAGATTTCCTCATTTGACAACGAAATAAGACCAGTGCTCGGCCATTTCGGCTTGCCTTCTTTACCAGACAAGAGTCTTTTCTCGTCCACTATCCCAGCAAAAGTCGACGCCAGGAAGTTATCCGTTCAGCACTATTTTGACGccttgtttcttcttccacatATTCCACATATGCTTCTCTACAAAATCTGTCGATTTATCTCTCTTGATTTGATAAACCcacttgatgatttcagaAGTGGGGCAAAACTTGAAGGATTCTTGATAAGAAGATATAAAGGCCTTGGAACAACATGGAAGGTTCGATGGTGTCAAGTCGATGGGCCCTCACTAGAAATGTACGAGTTTCCTGGCGGATCTATGCTAGAGCAAATTCGTCTCCAAGGATCACAAATTGGGCGTCAATCTACTGACAAtattgctgaagaaaaaggctATAGACATGCTTTTCTTATTCTCGAAAGTCCGAGAAATAAAATGTCCAGCTCTGCTCAGAagcattttttttgtgctgAATCCGATAAGGAGCGTGATGAATGGGTAAATGCTATGGTGGAGTACACGGATAATGATCCAAATACGAGTCAGAAAAGATACAACGAGCTCACGGAACACAGGCATGCTGCTAAAAATGAGTCAGCCTTGGCACCAAAGGATGAAGACTTGCCGAAGGATAGCaaggagatgaagaagttgcGGAAAAGAAGTCTCTTCCCTTTCCGGTATCGAGCCCAACAAACAGATACTGATGTTGAGCTTGCGGGATCATTCGATGAGGAATTAGCTTCTGAAAGCTATCTTGATACACACTTGGCGTCAATGAATCTCAATTCGGGCCAGATGAAACCTGTTTTTGGAATTGATGTGTTCGAGGCAGTATCACTCTCATCGAAGACTCTTAAGGGACGGACAATACCCAGCGTTTGCTATCGCTGCCTTGATTTTTTATTCAAGACTGGTGCGATATACGAAGAAGGCATCTTTCGATTAAGCGGATCCGCATCTACCATCCGGTCTCTCAAAGATCAGTTCAACAGAGAGCACGACATCATCTTGTTTGATCACCCGCTTAAGCCAGACATCCATACCGTGGCAGGACTATTCAAAACTTTTTTGAGAGAGCTACCTTATAGCATATTTGGGGACCTCGCCTACAACGAATTGCAACGAATGGTCTCCTACTTTGAGGAGCATAAACCAAAATCTGAGcttgttttgaaaattcGAGATTTTGTCAATGACGTgaacaaggtgaagagGGTTCACTTTGACTTTTGCTGCACAGTTTTCGGACTACTACATGATGTGGTATCACAATCATCAACTAATTTGATGAGTCTCAAGAATGTTTGCATTGTATTTGTCCCAACCCTTCGAATATCCTTAAACATTTTGAGCCTTTGCATCACCGACTTTGAATGCATATTCTTGAGAGGAGCCcccattgatgatgaagcaagagaaatTTTAGATCTACAAATTCCGACCTTTTAG